A segment of the Streptomyces sp. L2 genome:
ATCGGCAAGCAGTGGCCCCGGATGGAGCCGGTGGAGATCGGCGCGGGCTGCTGGATCGGCACCGGCGCGGTGATCCTGCCGGGTGCGCGGATCGGGCGGAACGTGGTCGTCGCGGCGGGCGCGGTGGTGCGGGGCGCGGTGCCCGACCACGCCGTGGTGGCCGGGGCGCCCGCCAGGGTCGTACGGCGCTGGACGCCCGACGACGGCTGGCAGCCGCCGCTCAGGACGCCCGCCCCGGTGCCGATCCCCGACGGCACGACGCCCGAGCAGTTGCTGGCGCTGGCCGGCCTCGACGAGGACGGCATCGAGCGACTGGCCCGGCTGGAGGCCGACGGCTGAGTCGGGCGGTGGCGGACGGCTGGGCCGGCCGGCGGTCGGCGACTGAGTCCGTCGCCGGCCGGCGGTCAGCCGGTGGCCAGCAGCAGCGTGCCCAGCAGGGCGAGGCCCGCGCCCGCCGCCTGGACGGCCCGCAGCCGTTCGCTGAGGAAACCGCGCGCCGCCAGCGCGGTCACCACCGGGTACAGCGAGGCGAGCACGGCCGCCACGGTGACCGGTCCGTGGTGGGCGGCGACGGAGTAGGTGCCGTTGGCCGCCACGTCGGCGAGACCGACGAAGCCCAGCGCGGGCAGCGCGGACCAGGCGAGACCGCCCTCCGGCAGGGCTGCGGCACCCCTCCGGACGGACACGTACAGGGCGGCGCCGCCCGCCGCCACGTTCGTCAGGCGCTGCACGAACAGCGCCAGGAACAGACCGGTGAGCGTGGTCGAGGCCTCGGAGATCAGCACGAACACCGCGCCGAAGCCGAGGGCCGCGACCAGCGTGAGCAGGATCGTGCGCCGCTGCACCGCGGCGCCCCGCAGTTGTGGGCCG
Coding sequences within it:
- a CDS encoding EamA family transporter, whose protein sequence is MTAFFALTTSLLWGLADFGGGLLTRRTPALTVVVVSQTIATAVLGVIVVATGGWSEAGPRLWFAFAAGLVGPVAMISFYKALALGPMGVVSPLATLSVAVPVSVGLFLGERPGLLQVAGIAVAVTGVVLAGGPQLRGAAVQRRTILLTLVAALGFGAVFVLISEASTTLTGLFLALFVQRLTNVAAGGAALYVSVRRGAAALPEGGLAWSALPALGFVGLADVAANGTYSVAAHHGPVTVAAVLASLYPVVTALAARGFLSERLRAVQAAGAGLALLGTLLLATG